CCAGCAGTGTTCACGGTGTTCCTCCGGAGCGGCGGGGTGAGAGGAGCGACGGGAGTCAGGGGGGAGTTACGGAAACCCATGTGGGCCGGTGGGGGAACCTGCCTCCCCAGGGATGCCAGGTCACCTGTGGCAGGGGTGGGatgaagagggagggaaggggtgAGGGGGGTCATGGGGACGTAGTTACCGTCCTGGTGCTGGACGGAGGCGTCGGAGGAAGAAGGTGGAGGCACCCTGgaaccagagaagaagaaactggaAAATGAAGAGTTTAAAACTGGTCATCTACTGGTTGTTAAAGTGTTTCAGGCTGATGTGTGTTCAATACAGATgtaaaaattatattttcttcatatcttctgcatttgtatttctttatggCACTCCTATGACTCCATACAGGTCTTATAGGTGTAAAGCTCCACtcttttaaaacctttaaaaacatgaaatcattacacaaacacaattcaACATATTGTGTATCTTCTGACTGACCTGGGCGCGACAGGAGGCTCGGTGGTCGCGGCGCTCATGGGAACATAGTTTTCATCCACGTCATCATCTTCAGAGCAAACACTACCCAGAGGGACCATTCCTTTATTAAactgagagaggaaaaatacacagttaaatgaacaaaatgataAGATGACatataaaatactgaaaacatatattggattttagttttaaaggtttttcactcaCAAAGTAGCTGTTGAAGCTGTCGCTGAACTCAAACATGCTCGCTCTGTCGGACAGAGAGCGAGGGATGTAGAAGGAATCACAGCCTGAAACACAGAAGATAGAAACTAAACATCCCTGATATCGATCTCATATCTGTACGTTAAGAACAAAGCCTGAGCCTGGGggggttagcttagcttagcataaagccttAACGCaaggggaaacagttagcctttCCCTCAgcttccagtcttcatgctaagctaagctaactaacctctggctgtagcttcatattcaatataaatcttctcatcaaactctaCAAGAAAGCTAATGagtatatttcccaaaatgtcgaactgttcctttaaacgtTCTTCATCGAAAATGATTTTCATTgcagtgttaaaatattacatgGGTCTTATTAATCCATAAAAGCATCAGGTTCGTGCATGTTGTTTCTCTTTAGCAGCTTTGTTTTCATCACGTTTTTTTAATCTACATTTCTATCAAGCAGCCTGGAAACAGAGAAGTGGTTGAAAAACACTCTTTGTGCTCTTGTGGGGCAAAGTTCTggtcttttttaaatgaagctaATTCACCCTTAATCAAATTGTGGTGCAAACTGGCACTAAAATGTTTCAGCTGCGATAATCCATCAACGCTGCCAGTTCTGCACAATAAAGCTGCTTTATAACCAAAGATCTCCTCTGACGTGCCGGATTTAAAACTCTCCGCCGGGTAACAATGACGCTGCAGCTTCCTGCAGGGGATTCACAGCCACTGAAACTAAATATTGAGTTGGGAACAATATTTATTTCCATTGACTTACTCACAATACTAATGATTTACAAAGCGctaaaccactggatgtttttataGACTTAGGTACACGTTCCTGCCGTGTTTGTAGCGACATAACCAGGttatttaaatcaaaacatCATCTTTTACTAATTTcgaccaagtgtttttttgtgtccaaACCTAACTGGAGCGTAAGCTCAGTGttgaaaaatgaacataaagtaactttaaagaggtcatattaggttaattttcaggttcacacttttatttgggggtcaTAGTAGAATATCTTTACATaccttcattttcaaaaaacacattatttttctcatatggttcACTGCTGCAGCAAGAGtcgcacatgcgcattacttcacgggcaggatgtagccaatgAGAGGCTTgctgagcaaggtagtgtgatctaaaataacactGCTACagctgtatgtctgctgactgactggagtgtatatattttataatgaatatgtaaatatatatatttacataacgcctgttacatagtgacgcacataagttacagaagtaaaggttcgactccaaaccaggcgtttcaaGCGGTGCAGGAgcagtttctgttttctgtgagaGAGTTACTCCCTTTGACGTGGACTTTGGggtttttcactttgcagaactttgacatgcacaaaaatgcttcataacacaataaaggagaggcaaaaaccccaaaagcataatatgaAACAGCTCACCTGCCTCCCTCCAAAAGTAGCAAATAAACCCACCTAATCTGAGACTCTTTTCGTCTTACCTGTCTGTGTGCGTCCAGGTGTAGCGATGGTGTTACTCCTTggcagacctcctcctcctccctccacacaTCCGTCCCTCCTCTCCAGGTCTGAGGTGGATCGGGGCAGCGTGCCCACACCTGAGCTCTCTCCCTGGGCTGCGATGCTTGGAGGCTTCGGAGGACGTGGAGGAGGAGTCGGGGTGTAGGCGTGATGCTCCGCCTGGGAGAGGGAGTCCACACTCGGGGTGGAAGACGGGCGGCGAGGGGGTCGTGGTTGCGGGGTCGACGCCGGACGGGGGATCTGGTACCCACTGTTGGTGTATGAATGCGTATGTGGATGAACAGCAGAGTGAACGTCATCGCTGAGTGGGATCGCCACGGGTCGCAGGTGGAAGTCCAGCGAGTGCTTCCTGGGGTGAGGAGACGGGTGACAACGAGGTCTGCCGGCTCGTTTCTGGAGCTCAAAGGTCGTGCTGGCATCCAGAGACTGGCTGAAAGGGCCTGACATGGTGGAAACCGTCCAAGACGCCGTCCTAAAGCCGGACGAGGATGGAAATGAGAGGCCGTTGGGGAGGAGggaaggtgaggaggaagaggaggaggaggaggaggtggcggagGGGGGAGGGTAGAGGTTGTCGTTGTAGTCGGTTTCaagagaggtggaggagccAAGAGGAGGCctgcagacaaaataaaagtgaatttaaacagaaatacaaacaagatCTTTCCTACGAAGAAGGAAAACAGCTTTTATTGTGTTCTAATGAATTCTTCCGTGGCAGTTTGTGAACTAAACCGTGGGTGTGATCCAGGCTGAGATAAACCTCTAATCCCCCTCTTTAGATTCAACACGTCTGAACATGTAACTCTGACTCAGCTCCTTTGCTGTAGTCTGAAGCAGAGTGACAAATTGTGCACTTTATGTATTTTGTGGTCGTTAATGATTGCTGAAATGGAAGCCAACCTTATAAAACAAAACTCACAAGACTTATAAACTGTTTCGCTGgctgtttttacttgttttagtAGCTGGTCATCACATGAGAGAAAATGTACTTCTGGTCCTCAAGATTTCTGCACCATCAGCccgtcctcaccagaaaaacagctgcatATGTCGTCCGTGCGAGCGGCTAATtacgatttacatttacattcattgtCAGGCGGTGGCCTCTACTGGTCGTAGCAAGAATGACAGCAGGAATGGAGGAGTTAAGGTCAGGAGACCTCTGTTCATGTGAAGTATGACACCAAGTCAACGGTCCAGTATGTTTAACTTGCGTCAAAGTTTACTTAACTAATATACGTATTTCAAGACGTTGCAAGATCGGGAAGATGTAGTATGAAGAGTGTTCGCTAATTGGGAAGACGTTGATGACAGACATCTCGACGTCATCGGCGTACATGGCTATCTGTCGATAGACTTGTTAgatctcttcctctctggtgTTCATTCAAACACcattttaatcccaaaagtagTGTTTGTGAGATCTCAATTTACAATTTCAAGagatttataaaatgtgttaataaatatgaaaaactcTCTGTTTTAGTGCTGAAATGTACAGTGAAATGCAGTATTTTAGTCCCACATCCCCTTTAATGACTGTCTTCTCTTACAGTTAAAGTTTCTAAGGTCTTGAATTAACTCTTATATCCCAAAATAAAGTcttgtttcttgtgtgtgtttacctgatgtGACTCTGGCAGTGTGATAACCACAGGTAATCCTCTTCTACGCTGCCGCCATGCTCCAGGATCCGCACTGGATCGTATGGAGGCGGGACCGAGCCTGTTGCTGTGGTGACAGCGGCAGTGCCACTCGTCTGGGTCATTGCTGTGATGGAGGACGAGCTGGAGATGGGGGGTCTCTCTGGAACTGTTATACGCAAATCAGACAAATTGGAcatcaaataacaaaaatgtaactcCGAGAGggaagacaaaagttgtgagaagATCTTCCTGTGTCTTCCTGCAGGGCATTGTGGGaatttcagtgtttcatttgaAATTTGTTGGCGGGGTCAGAAAGAAGTCTAAGAGATCGatgctttaaaaaaagtctgattCATCCGACCCATTTTGTTTATTAGAGTTTTGGCTATcatcaacaaaacaagacaaagtttAAATGACTGTACAAGACAAAGCTGTCATATGTAACACCATATTTATgatatttaaagtattttacaTGTACACtgagtcacagacacacaatccTGTGACAAGACATTTTGTCAACCTTCTCCCTgcatgttctctctcttctctcctcccactGGTTTTCACACTGACTCAGCCACAACCCACACATCAAACCATTTGAAATGCAAACTCCTAAAAAGGTGTGAggaatattttgatattttgattccctcctcctctctccgccTCACCGTCGTCGGTCGGGTTGAAGCCACAGAGGAGGCAGATGGAGGAAACCCAGCGGTTCATGTCCTCCTCGGACTCGGCCACCAGGTACCAGGTCCTCTCCTCCGTCTTCAGGTCGAACACGAAGCTGCTCTCCAGCTCCTTCTTTGTGAACGATAGCCCGGCATCCACCTGAGGGGTACAGTGTATAAACTTTACCTGGCATCAAACTATATTCCAACAGTGGCCATTTTCCTTAGACATCAAGGTTACTTTTCaacaaagtaatttaacaataaatgcATGAAGTATAAAACCctcacactgaaatgaaacattttgcaTGTACAATAGTTGTGGCTGAACATCAAGTAACTTCTCAGCAGTCCTCCAACATGGCATCAGAGTTTTTAAGTGTTCACCTGTTCACACAGGTTCAGGTTGATGGTCCTGATCGGCCGGCGGGACTGCTGGTTCTTGTAGTACTGCAGGACATCCGGTTCACCGCTCAGCCGACCGCTTCGCAGCACGAACCAACGCCTCTTCCACGCCTGGAGAGAGTAAAAGACATTTATTAGAATccaaaaaagaaggaaaaagggaagaattattcattttttcatttttacatatataaaaacaGCAACGCATGAAATTCTTAAGAGACAGAAATTGGGTAGATAATGTAAACGTGAGAGAACAAGAATGTGGTTTCAAATAGGACCAACAACAAATTTCAGaccagaaatattaaaaaatatatttcatccattgttggaaacatttgggatgatgtaagaacacaactcaacaaaatatataacaaaggcctattcgtttttagacattttaatgcagaaatcctacatattacatctttaataaAGACCGAAGTAAGTCACTATTAGTGCTCAGGAGCTTTAGTTGTTTAGGTCAGTTTAAATGATTTATGCCCTCCATGTTCCTCTAACTCTGTAACTCTGGTGTTTCTCTCCCATGTCAGGAGTTTTACAGTCGAGTGCACATGAATGTTAACTAAAcatcacacacgcacgcacgcacgcacgcacacacacacacacacacacacacacacacacacacacagtgaattgCTAAATGTTTGACACTTCTCTCAGGTTGTTTCCATCATGCACTGAGCAGAGCATTGTGGGTAGGGTCCTTCTCCCTGGAGCGAGCCGCGGGATGACACCTCATATTTCAGACGTGACTCACCAGCCGCgcacgtgtatgtgtgtgtgtgtgtgtgtgtgtgtgtgtgtgtgtgattgtggaGTCAGTGTTAGTGTGTAGGTAGTGTGTGCAAAAGACACATCATGATTATTTAAAGGTGTGAATCAGAGCatgaaaaaggtttttaattCAATAACAGCATGtacgcacgcgcacacacacacacacacacacactcacacactatCTGGCCAAATGATActaagtgttttctgtttaaaggAATCGAGATAACGATTTCCTCCACAGCAAACTGACAAGACAGAAATTATGAGGAAGTGGGACTCGA
This is a stretch of genomic DNA from Pagrus major chromosome 10, Pma_NU_1.0. It encodes these proteins:
- the LOC141003680 gene encoding GRB2-associated-binding protein 1-like, which gives rise to MSGAEEVVCEGWLRKSPPEKKLRRYAWKRRWFVLRSGRLSGEPDVLQYYKNQQSRRPIRTINLNLCEQVDAGLSFTKKELESSFVFDLKTEERTWYLVAESEEDMNRWVSSICLLCGFNPTDDVPERPPISSSSSITAMTQTSGTAAVTTATGSVPPPYDPVRILEHGGSVEEDYLWLSHCQSHIRPPLGSSTSLETDYNDNLYPPPSATSSSSSSSSSPSLLPNGLSFPSSSGFRTASWTVSTMSGPFSQSLDASTTFELQKRAGRPRCHPSPHPRKHSLDFHLRPVAIPLSDDVHSAVHPHTHSYTNSGYQIPRPASTPQPRPPRRPSSTPSVDSLSQAEHHAYTPTPPPRPPKPPSIAAQGESSGVGTLPRSTSDLERRDGCVEGGGGGLPRSNTIATPGRTQTGCDSFYIPRSLSDRASMFEFSDSFNSYFFNKGMVPLGSVCSEDDDVDENYVPMSAATTEPPVAPRVPPPSSSDASVQHQDGNYVPMTPLTPSLPLHPTPATGDLASLGRQVPPPAHMGFRNSPLTPVAPLTPPLRRNTVNTAGGVQVEAVPPPIHRNLKPQRRGVFVSRPAERTDVQTAGEPTRKTRVKPAPLDITPVQQDWQEVPPPVRSPVTRTFTRDPSSRRSFRPTSAHSSSPSSDSDEPEDNYVHMTTSNLSFSAGESSLRLMLHRASEGGVSSPLLRRARGNKQVEYLDLDLHTGRSTPMRQNRSTTEGGNGGNEQAGAGEERPRGGRTRVDYVVVDPERTKALRSTREAWHDGRMSTEKEKC